The following are encoded in a window of Prochlorococcus marinus str. MIT 1013 genomic DNA:
- a CDS encoding chlorophyll a/b-binding protein, translating into MNSNTETIQDNQSTEPEKTDSEIKNLQPSATTNDIPEFGWSGYAERINGRFAMIGLMAVLLVEALSKISFLEWAGIISK; encoded by the coding sequence ATGAACTCAAATACTGAAACAATCCAAGATAATCAGTCAACCGAACCAGAAAAAACTGATTCAGAAATAAAAAATCTTCAACCTAGCGCAACCACAAATGATATTCCTGAATTTGGTTGGAGTGGTTATGCCGAGAGAATAAATGGAAGATTTGCAATGATTGGTCTAATGGCAGTTCTACTTGTAGAAGCACTTAGTAAGATATCTTTTTTGGAATGGGCTGGAATAATTAGTAAATAA